In one window of Bos mutus isolate GX-2022 chromosome 13, NWIPB_WYAK_1.1, whole genome shotgun sequence DNA:
- the DEFB129 gene encoding beta-defensin 129 has product MKLLFPIFASLMLQWQVNTEYFGLRRCVMGLGRCKEHCNMDEKELDKCKKKTCCIRAKVVQLIKNYIQNEMLHMLKEDSQEVLKITKNFSVMMQTEHHNLSVLPKIKSASAFAKINTIIIPNATIVNSATTNPVNSGKIIHTATSTRKRRDLGTDSPPPAPPPSYILPTA; this is encoded by the exons ATGAAGCTCCTTTTCCCTATCTTTGCTAGCCTCATGCTACAGTGGCAGGTGAACACAG AATACTTTGGCTTGAGAAGATGCGTAATGGGTTTGGGGAGATGCAAAGAGcactgcaacatggatgaaaaagagttagataaatgcaaaaagaaaacatgttgtATTAGAGCAAAAGTGGTTCAACTGATAAAAAACTACATACAAAATGAAATGCTCCATATGCTTAAAGAGGACTCTCAGGAAGTGCTAAAAATTACCAAGAATTTTAGTGTCATGATGCAGACCGAACATCATAATTTATCTGTTCTGCCCAAAATCAAAAGTGCCAGTGCTTTTGCCAAGATCAACACCATCATCATCCCAAATGCCACCATTGTGAACTCTGCCACCACCAACCCCGTGAACTCAGGGAAGATAATACACACTGCTACTTctaccagaaaaagaagagatttaGGCACTGActccccaccaccagcaccacctccaTCGTATATACTTCCGACAGCATAA